A stretch of Bacteroidales bacterium DNA encodes these proteins:
- the secG gene encoding preprotein translocase subunit SecG: protein MYIFVTILIFIVCILLILIVLVQNSKGGGLAANFTGNTQTMGVRKTADFLEKATWTLAGIFFVLCVLSVASIPKTETEYKSAIEDKVQNIQTTNPTTQPTLPVPTENKENPN from the coding sequence ATGTACATTTTCGTAACCATACTTATTTTTATAGTTTGTATCCTGCTTATTCTTATCGTGCTAGTACAGAACTCAAAAGGAGGTGGTTTAGCAGCAAACTTTACAGGCAACACTCAAACTATGGGCGTTCGCAAAACAGCCGATTTTCTTGAAAAGGCAACATGGACATTAGCAGGAATTTTCTTTGTTCTTTGTGTTCTGTCTGTTGCTTCAATTCCAAAAACAGAGACAGAGTACAAATCAGCAATAGAAGATAAAGTACAAAATATTCAAACAACTAACCCAACGACACAGCCTACACTACCTGTGCCAACAGAAAACAAGGAGAACCCAAATTAG
- a CDS encoding DNA gyrase/topoisomerase IV subunit A, whose protein sequence is MYDETTPYLEESDSDNPNKPAESVEQDKTTKLTGMYQNWFLDYASYVILERAVPYLNDGLKPVQRRILHAMRRMEDGRYNKVANIIGSTMQFHPHGDASIGDALVTLGQKELLIDTQGNWGNILTGDSAAAPRYIEARLSKFALDVVFNPKTTEWKLSYDGRNEEPITLPVKFPLLLEQGVEGIAVGLASKILPHNFNELIDASIKYLKNQPFELYPDFSTGGLIDVSKYNDGLRGGTVKVRAKIVKEDNRTLKITEIPFGTTSGSIIDSIVKANDSGKIRIRKVDDNTADKIEILVHLASGTSPDQTIDALYAFTTCESSISPNSCVIFDNKPHFLPVSKILKYSADRTLNLLKSELEIRLAELNEDWHLSSLEKIFFEERIYRLLEKDTDTWEQVIEAIDRGFDPFRDRLKREITQDDLLKLTEKPVRKISKFDIKKADEHIKDVEVEIDEVENNLVHIVPYTIRWFEQIAKKYGKGRERKTEIRNFETIEATEVVANNEKLYCNYKEGFIGTGLKKDEYVCDCSDIDDIIAFCADGTYKVVKVDSKVFIGKDIIHVDVWRRNDSRTTYNAIYRDGMGGTYYVKRFNVRSVSRNTEYDVTMGKKGSKILYFTANPNGEAEVVKIFLKPKLKLKKLSFEFDFSSLSIKGRQARGNILSKNEIHKIQLQEKGISTLGGLKTWFDPAVMRLNNDGNGNYLGEFKGEDRIIVFYKNGKYITTSFELTNRYEDNICLIEKFSPEKIYSCVFYDAELSLFYLKRFSAEPINKPSSIVGEHEDSYIVIISNHPQAVFNIEFGGSNKNRPDEQVVAEEFIAVKSDKAKGKRLSNYKIAKITEISAPLPEIEDKTDDNTENGEDPDSNEPIQLTLDL, encoded by the coding sequence ATGTACGACGAAACCACTCCATATCTTGAAGAGTCCGACTCAGATAACCCCAACAAACCTGCTGAATCGGTCGAACAGGATAAAACAACCAAACTTACCGGTATGTATCAAAACTGGTTTTTGGATTACGCGTCGTATGTTATATTAGAAAGAGCTGTTCCCTACTTAAACGATGGTTTAAAACCCGTACAAAGGCGTATTTTACACGCCATGCGCCGTATGGAAGATGGCAGATACAACAAGGTTGCCAATATTATCGGGTCAACAATGCAGTTCCACCCACACGGCGATGCCTCAATCGGTGACGCTTTGGTAACATTAGGTCAAAAAGAGCTGTTAATTGATACGCAAGGAAACTGGGGAAATATATTGACCGGTGACAGCGCAGCAGCACCTCGATACATCGAAGCCCGACTGAGCAAATTTGCACTCGACGTAGTTTTTAATCCCAAAACTACCGAGTGGAAACTCTCCTATGATGGTCGAAATGAAGAGCCTATAACGCTTCCCGTTAAATTCCCATTGTTACTAGAACAAGGCGTTGAAGGAATTGCAGTTGGTTTGGCATCGAAAATATTGCCACATAACTTTAACGAACTGATAGATGCTAGTATAAAATATCTTAAAAATCAACCCTTTGAGCTATATCCCGATTTTTCGACAGGAGGTTTAATTGACGTATCAAAATACAACGATGGTTTAAGAGGTGGAACAGTTAAAGTAAGAGCAAAAATTGTAAAAGAGGACAACAGAACATTAAAAATTACTGAAATACCGTTTGGTACCACCTCTGGCTCAATCATTGACTCAATTGTAAAAGCAAACGATAGTGGCAAAATCCGTATTAGAAAGGTTGACGACAATACAGCCGACAAAATAGAAATTTTGGTACATCTTGCATCCGGAACCTCGCCTGACCAAACAATTGATGCATTATACGCCTTTACCACATGCGAAAGCAGCATATCTCCAAACTCGTGTGTTATATTCGACAACAAACCCCATTTTCTGCCTGTAAGCAAGATACTTAAATACTCCGCCGACAGAACTCTAAACCTGCTGAAATCCGAATTAGAGATACGGTTAGCTGAACTAAACGAGGATTGGCACCTGTCTTCGTTGGAAAAAATATTCTTTGAAGAGCGCATTTATAGACTTTTAGAAAAAGATACTGACACCTGGGAACAGGTAATCGAGGCTATCGACAGAGGTTTTGACCCATTCCGCGACAGACTTAAACGTGAAATCACACAAGATGATTTACTAAAACTAACCGAAAAACCCGTTAGAAAAATATCAAAATTTGATATAAAAAAGGCTGACGAACATATAAAAGATGTTGAGGTGGAAATCGACGAGGTGGAAAACAATTTGGTTCATATTGTTCCCTACACAATCCGCTGGTTTGAACAGATTGCTAAAAAATATGGCAAGGGTCGCGAGCGTAAAACCGAAATACGTAACTTTGAAACCATTGAAGCTACAGAGGTTGTTGCAAACAACGAAAAACTATACTGTAATTACAAAGAGGGCTTTATTGGAACAGGGTTGAAGAAAGACGAATACGTCTGCGACTGCTCTGATATTGATGACATTATCGCATTCTGCGCCGACGGCACATACAAAGTTGTTAAAGTCGATTCAAAGGTATTTATTGGAAAAGATATTATTCACGTTGATGTTTGGCGTAGGAACGACAGCCGAACAACATACAATGCCATTTACCGCGATGGAATGGGCGGAACATACTACGTTAAACGCTTTAACGTACGTAGTGTTAGCAGAAATACAGAGTATGATGTAACGATGGGCAAAAAAGGCTCTAAAATATTGTATTTCACTGCAAATCCCAATGGAGAAGCCGAGGTGGTTAAGATATTTCTAAAACCGAAATTAAAACTTAAAAAGCTGTCGTTCGAATTCGATTTTAGTTCTCTTAGCATAAAAGGACGACAAGCAAGGGGAAATATTTTATCAAAAAACGAGATACATAAAATACAACTTCAAGAAAAAGGTATATCAACATTAGGCGGACTTAAAACCTGGTTCGACCCTGCTGTAATGCGCCTTAACAACGATGGCAACGGAAATTATCTCGGAGAATTTAAGGGCGAAGACCGAATTATTGTTTTTTACAAAAACGGAAAATATATAACTACAAGCTTCGAACTCACAAATCGCTACGAGGACAATATCTGTTTGATTGAGAAATTCTCGCCGGAAAAAATCTACTCATGCGTGTTTTACGATGCCGAGCTATCACTCTTTTATTTAAAACGTTTCTCTGCCGAACCTATAAACAAACCATCCTCTATTGTTGGGGAGCATGAGGATTCATATATTGTGATTATCAGCAACCACCCACAAGCCGTGTTCAATATTGAGTTTGGCGGTAGCAACAAAAATCGTCCGGATGAACAGGTAGTTGCAGAAGAGTTCATTGCAGTTAAGAGCGACAAAGCCAAAGGAAAGCGACTTTCAAACTACAAGATTGCCAAAATTACCGAAATTTCTGCACCTCTTCCGGAAATAGAAGATAAAACTGATGACAACACTGAAAATGGAGAAGACCCTGACAGTAACGAGCCTATTCAATTAACTCTTGATTTATAA
- a CDS encoding type IIA DNA topoisomerase subunit B, whose translation MTVPQYSEDSIKTLEWNEHIRKRPGMYIGKLGDGTSYDDGIYVLIKEVIDNSIDEFMMGYGKTIEVDINENSVRVRDYGRGIPIGKLVEVSSKMNTGAKYDSSVFQKSVGLNGVGIKAVNALSTQFELTSFREGEKRHITYSAGELTSDSDIQASKDKNGTEVLFVADDSLFKNYSYNYEHVEALLRNYAYLNTGLTLIFNGTKIQSKNGLADLLEENISEEKIYPIIHFKGKDIELALTHVRQYGEYYHTFVNGQNTVQGGTHLLALREGLVKTVREFYNKDYDASDIRQGIAVALAIRVQEPMFESQTKTKLGSKDIGPDGPSVRNFVIDFVKENLDNYLHKNPEVAEELQQKILGAERERKAMQSIRKIARERAKKTSLNNRKLRDCRIHYGDKDPLNEKTSIFITEGDSASGSITKSRDVNTQAVFSLRGKPLNTYGLTKKIVYENEEFNLLQSALNIEESIDDLRYNKVIIATDADVDGMHIRLLLITFFLQFFPDLIRNGHLYILQTPLFRVRNKQKTIYCYNDEERQRAIAELKGKPEITRFKGLGEISPDEFRSFIDDNIKLEPVTIKKGDKISELLSFYMGKNTPDRQDFIVENLRIEEDLPEAI comes from the coding sequence ATGACTGTCCCACAATACTCCGAAGATAGCATTAAAACACTCGAATGGAACGAACATATCCGAAAACGTCCCGGTATGTATATCGGAAAGCTCGGTGACGGAACATCATACGACGACGGCATATACGTACTTATCAAAGAGGTCATTGACAACTCTATTGACGAATTTATGATGGGCTATGGCAAAACTATCGAAGTAGATATTAACGAAAACAGCGTTCGTGTTCGTGATTATGGACGTGGGATCCCCATCGGGAAACTTGTTGAAGTCTCCTCTAAGATGAACACAGGTGCAAAATACGATAGCTCAGTTTTTCAAAAGTCGGTTGGATTAAACGGAGTTGGTATTAAAGCGGTAAACGCGCTTTCAACACAATTTGAACTTACATCGTTCCGCGAAGGAGAAAAACGACATATTACCTATAGCGCGGGAGAGTTAACTTCTGATAGCGACATACAAGCCAGTAAAGATAAAAACGGCACCGAAGTTTTGTTTGTTGCCGACGACTCCCTCTTTAAAAACTATAGTTATAACTACGAGCACGTTGAAGCGTTACTACGAAACTACGCCTATTTAAATACAGGGCTTACTTTGATATTCAACGGTACAAAAATCCAATCAAAAAACGGATTAGCCGATTTACTAGAAGAAAACATTAGCGAGGAAAAAATTTATCCAATTATACACTTTAAAGGTAAAGATATAGAGCTTGCTTTAACCCACGTTCGTCAATATGGTGAATATTATCACACCTTTGTAAATGGTCAAAACACCGTTCAGGGAGGAACTCATCTTTTGGCTCTGCGCGAAGGGTTAGTAAAAACCGTACGCGAGTTTTACAATAAAGATTATGATGCTTCCGACATTCGTCAAGGTATTGCAGTTGCTTTAGCTATTCGTGTACAAGAGCCTATGTTTGAATCACAAACAAAAACCAAACTTGGTTCAAAAGATATTGGTCCTGACGGTCCTTCGGTAAGAAACTTTGTTATAGATTTTGTAAAAGAAAATCTCGACAACTATTTGCATAAAAACCCTGAAGTTGCAGAAGAGTTGCAACAAAAAATACTTGGAGCCGAGCGCGAGCGAAAGGCAATGCAATCGATACGAAAGATAGCGCGTGAGAGAGCAAAAAAAACAAGCCTGAACAACCGCAAGCTACGCGATTGCCGTATCCACTACGGAGATAAAGACCCCCTTAACGAAAAAACATCAATTTTTATTACCGAGGGAGACTCGGCAAGTGGTTCTATTACAAAATCACGTGATGTTAACACTCAAGCAGTATTCAGCCTAAGGGGAAAACCGCTAAATACCTATGGTTTAACCAAAAAGATTGTTTACGAAAACGAAGAGTTTAACCTTTTGCAATCGGCACTTAACATAGAGGAATCAATAGACGACCTAAGATATAATAAGGTTATTATTGCCACTGACGCCGATGTCGATGGAATGCATATACGCTTGCTACTTATAACTTTCTTCTTACAATTTTTCCCCGATTTGATTCGGAATGGACACCTTTATATTCTGCAAACTCCCCTGTTCAGAGTTAGGAACAAACAGAAAACCATATATTGTTATAACGACGAAGAGCGTCAACGTGCAATTGCGGAATTGAAGGGAAAGCCCGAAATAACTCGCTTTAAAGGCCTTGGTGAGATATCACCAGACGAGTTCCGTTCTTTTATTGATGATAATATCAAGCTTGAACCAGTGACCATTAAGAAGGGCGATAAAATATCAGAACTACTATCATTTTACATGGGGAAAAATACGCCCGACAGACAAGATTTTATTGTCGAAAACCTTCGGATTGAGGAGGATCTTCCCGAAGCAATATAA